A window from Cryptomeria japonica chromosome 1, Sugi_1.0, whole genome shotgun sequence encodes these proteins:
- the LOC131027903 gene encoding non-specific lipid transfer protein GPI-anchored 5 has product MAGSRVTHTTVTPLTVVILSVVALMAAMGNQGVMAQSGCTSALVSLSPCLNYISGNQTTPSQGCCSALATVVKNNPSCLCQLLTGNNQLGIAINQTRALALPGECKVTTPPVSQCQGSGAPTTSPSPTVSGVPTTSPSASGSGTPTMETPPSSNPTENNSACNIFAFPVFKVVAAVVLAVVVM; this is encoded by the exons ATGGCAGGATCAAGAGTAACACACACAACAGTGACACCCTTAACTGTAGTAATATTGAGCGTGGTGGCCCTCATGGCTGCTATGGGAAATCAGGGTGTGATGGCGCAGTCAGGCTGTACCAGTGCCCTTGTGAGTTTATCGCCATGTCTGAATTATATCTCGGGAAATCAAACTACCCCTTCTCAGGGGTGCTGTAGTGCCCTTGCTACAGTAGTGAAGAATAATCCGTCTTGTCTGTGCCAGCTGCTGACTGGTAACAATCAGTTGGGAATTGCCATTAATCAGACTCGAGCTCTGGCTCTGCCCGGAGAATGCAAGGTCACCACGCCGCCTGTGAGCCAATGCCAGG GTTCAGGGGCTCCTACAACTTCCCCTTCTCCCACAGTTTCAGGGGTCCCTACTACTTCCCCCTCTGCCAGTGGTTCGGGCACTCCAACTATGGAGACACCCCCGAGTTCGAATCCCACCGAAAACAATTCAGCTTGTAACATATTTGCGTTCCCTGTGTTTAAGGTCGTAGCAGCGGTGGTATTAGCTGTAGTTGTGATGTGA